From the genome of Halogranum gelatinilyticum:
ACGTCGACCGTCGCCTCGGCGGTCGGAATCGCCGACCCGACGCGAGCGAGGAGGTCGTCGGTTCCGGTACCCTCGGTAGCACTGACGGCGACCGGGTCGGCGTCGAACTCGGCGACAGCAGCGCGGGCAGCTTCGACCTCGTCGGCCGAGCAGCGGTCGACCTTGTTCACCACGGGGACGATGGTGCCATCAGTACGGCCGTCGAGGACTTCGCGACAGGTGTCGACCTTCGATTCGATCTCTGCTGGCGGATCGCTCGCGTCGACGACGAGCAGGACGACGTCGGCGTGGTAGGCGGCCGACAGCGTCGACTCGAAGGCGTCGACCAGCCACGGCGGGAGGTCGCGGATGAACCCTACCGTGTCGGTGACGAGCAGCTGTCTCCCCTCGGTCGAGACTCGCCGCGTCGTCGTGTCGAGCGTCTCGAACAGTCGGTCAGCGGCTCGGGCGGTCGTCGCTTCGTCGGGGTGGACTGGCTCGCCCTCTCCCGCGACGTCGAGGTCGTCGGCGAGCCGTCGTAGGAGCGTCGACTTCCCGGCGTTGGTGTAGCCGGCGAGTGCGACGAGGTCGCGGCCAGCCTCGCGGTGGCGGTCACGGCGACTCTCACCGACGCTGCCGAGCGCGTCCAGCTCGGCTTCGACACGCTGGATACGCTCGCGGAGGTCGAGCACGCGCCGGTGTTCCTTCTCGTTCATCCCTTCGACCGTCCGCCGCTCGTTCGCGGCCTCGGTTTCGAGACGGATCTCCTGGCGGACGCGGGGCAGTTCGTAGCGCAGTTCGGCGAGACAGACCTGCAGCTTGGCCTCTTTGGTCGCCGCTCGCTCGGCGAAGATGTCGAGGACGAGCCGGTGGCGGTCGACGAATCGCGTCCCGTCGGGGGCCAGTGCTTCGAGGTTGTAGACCTGCTGTGGCGACAGCGGGTTGTCGACGAGGACGGTCTCGACGCCGCTCTCGGCGACGCGGCGGGCGAGTTCCTCGGCCTTGCCGCGGCCGAACTGGTAGCTCGAATCCTCGGGTCGGGTCTGCGTGAGTTCGTCGACGACGCGGTAGCCCGCCGTCTCGGCGAGAGCGGCGAGTTCGTCCGTCGTCTCGGTTCGGTCGTCGTATCGGGCGGCGAGGAGTGCTGGCTGTCGCGCGTCTCGTGAGTTTCGTGACTGTGTCATTCGTGTCGTGTCGGTGCCGACCGCCGCGGCGAGCCGAACGTGACGGAGCGCTCGGACTGCCCGCCGACCGGCCACCGTCGTGTGACGGCTGCTCGGGAACCGGTGCGTGACACTCTCCAGTGTGAGAGTGTCGAAAACAGGGGGTCGAGTCGCCAAGTAGTCGTCACCGCTGTGTGGATAGACTCGGGTGACGGAACCGTCGGGGCGACGCGACCGGAGGGCAGCTTAGTCGAGCGTCATTCAGCTTCGGGTGAGACGTGAGGCGGGCAGGAGAAGAGTGCTGGGGTGGTGTGTAAACGAGTGTCGTGACGCCAGTGGCCGTGAGTCGGCGGCTGCGAGTCGGCGGCTGCGAGTCGGCGGTTACAGCACCGCGTCCAGCGCGTCGGCCGCCCGCAACGACAGTGCCGCGATTGTCAGTGTCGGATTCATCGCGCCACCGGTCGGGAAGACGCTCGACCCGACGAGCCACAGGTTCGAGAGGTCGTGCGTCCGGCAGTCGGCGTCGACGACGCTCTCGCTCGGGTTCTCGCCCATCCGTGTCGTCCCCATGTGGTGGTACGCCGGCCCGGTGGTGTCGGGGCCGACCGACCACTCGATGTCGACGCCGAGTTCCTCCAAGACGGCGCGCTGAACCTCGTTTGCCCGTTCGAGCGCGGCTTTCGTGTCGTCGTCGACGCCCCAGTGGACCTCCGGCACGGGGTTGCCGTGGTCGTCCGTCTGCGAGTCGTCGAGAGTGACGTAGTTCTCTTCTTGGGGTAACTGCTCGACGAGCGCGCCCATCGCGATGTGGCTGCCGTAGGAGTCCTGCAACTGGCCCAGAAGTTCGTCGCCCCACGTCTCGCCGTTCAGCGCCTCGATGACGGGCGACGGCCCAGCGTAGTTGAGGAACTCCAGTTTGAGCCCGTTGACTGGGTCGGTATCGTCGTAGAACTGGTGGCACTCGCTGGTGTTGAAGCCGACGTGGTTCTGTCGCGTGGGCCGGTCGAGTCGGCCGCCCATCCCGGCGAAGAGATGGTCCATGAAGTAGCGGCCGAGGGTTTCCGAGGAGTTGGCAAGCCCGTCGGGATACTGCGGCGACTCCGAGAGCAGGAGCAGTCGCGGCGTCTCCACCCCGCCGGCGGCGACGACGAACTGGTCGGCCGTCTGTCGGTGCTCGGTTCCGTCGGGAGTCACGTAGACCGCGGCCGTAACCGACTCACCCGCATCGTCGTGTTCGAGTCGCTGGACGGGCACGCGGTCGACGACCGTCGCGCCCGCCGCCTCAGCCTTGTCGACGTGGCCCTCGGCGGTGTACTTCGCGCCGGAGGGACACACCGGTTTGCACGTGCCGTAGCCGACGCAGGGCGAGCGGCCGTCGTAGCCTTCGGAGTTCCGTGCGTTCGGCACCGAGTGCATATCGAGTTCGAGCGTCTCGCAGGCCTCGGCGAACAGGCTGTCCGAGTGCGACGGCGGGAAGGCGGTCATCGGATACGGCTCCTCCCGCGGCGGCGCGTAGGGGTTGTCGTCGGCACCGGCGACGCCGAGTTCCCGCTCGGCGGCGGCGTAGTAGGGTCGGAGGTCGTCGTAGTCGAGGGGC
Proteins encoded in this window:
- the hflX gene encoding GTPase HflX yields the protein MTQSRNSRDARQPALLAARYDDRTETTDELAALAETAGYRVVDELTQTRPEDSSYQFGRGKAEELARRVAESGVETVLVDNPLSPQQVYNLEALAPDGTRFVDRHRLVLDIFAERAATKEAKLQVCLAELRYELPRVRQEIRLETEAANERRTVEGMNEKEHRRVLDLRERIQRVEAELDALGSVGESRRDRHREAGRDLVALAGYTNAGKSTLLRRLADDLDVAGEGEPVHPDEATTARAADRLFETLDTTTRRVSTEGRQLLVTDTVGFIRDLPPWLVDAFESTLSAAYHADVVLLVVDASDPPAEIESKVDTCREVLDGRTDGTIVPVVNKVDRCSADEVEAARAAVAEFDADPVAVSATEGTGTDDLLARVGSAIPTAEATVDVPNTGETQALLAWAHDHGTVADVDYSRGDAERVTVHFEGRPGVVERFLSKAETLD
- a CDS encoding GMC family oxidoreductase, with amino-acid sequence MADGHADRTPIDGADLCVVGSGPAGSMLAHRLAEAGHEVVILEAGRRFEMDERLEQQEAHIRPGQGNIWEMGGERDAYTSSGDSYYPLNASRVKGVGGSTLHWQGMVMRLHERDFEMNSRHGVGTDWPLDYDDLRPYYAAAERELGVAGADDNPYAPPREEPYPMTAFPPSHSDSLFAEACETLELDMHSVPNARNSEGYDGRSPCVGYGTCKPVCPSGAKYTAEGHVDKAEAAGATVVDRVPVQRLEHDDAGESVTAAVYVTPDGTEHRQTADQFVVAAGGVETPRLLLLSESPQYPDGLANSSETLGRYFMDHLFAGMGGRLDRPTRQNHVGFNTSECHQFYDDTDPVNGLKLEFLNYAGPSPVIEALNGETWGDELLGQLQDSYGSHIAMGALVEQLPQEENYVTLDDSQTDDHGNPVPEVHWGVDDDTKAALERANEVQRAVLEELGVDIEWSVGPDTTGPAYHHMGTTRMGENPSESVVDADCRTHDLSNLWLVGSSVFPTGGAMNPTLTIAALSLRAADALDAVL